The proteins below come from a single Polynucleobacter necessarius genomic window:
- the ndk gene encoding nucleoside-diphosphate kinase — MAIERTLSIIKPDVVAKNVIGKIYDRFESAGLKIVASKMAHLSQSEAEQFYAVHKERPFFKDLVNFMISGPVMIQVLQGEGAIAKNRDLMGATDPKKAEKGTIRADFADSIDANAVHGSDAPETAAVEVAFFFPGMNVFNR, encoded by the coding sequence ATGGCAATTGAACGCACCCTCTCTATTATCAAACCTGATGTTGTCGCTAAAAACGTCATCGGCAAAATCTATGACCGTTTTGAATCTGCAGGTTTGAAGATTGTCGCGTCCAAAATGGCGCACCTTTCACAATCGGAAGCAGAGCAGTTCTACGCTGTTCACAAAGAGCGTCCTTTCTTCAAAGATTTGGTGAACTTCATGATTTCTGGCCCAGTCATGATTCAAGTATTGCAAGGCGAAGGCGCGATTGCGAAGAATCGCGATTTGATGGGCGCAACCGATCCGAAGAAAGCTGAAAAAGGCACGATTCGTGCTGACTTTGCTGACAGCATTGATGCAAACGCTGTGCATGGTTCTGACGCTCCTGAAACAGCTGCTGTGGAAGTTGCATTCTTCTTCCCTGGCATGAATGTTTTCAATCGTTAA
- the ispG gene encoding flavodoxin-dependent (E)-4-hydroxy-3-methylbut-2-enyl-diphosphate synthase — translation MSSTNSSSSLPQLPLGPVPKRAVRQATVSWKTNIITVGGDAPVRVQSMTNTDTANAVATAIQVKGLARAGSEMVRITVNTPEAAAAVPYIREQLDKMDVLVPLIGDFHYNGHTLLNDYPECAKALSKYRINPGNVGKGAKRDPQFAQMIEAACKYDKPIRIGVNWGSLDQELLASIMDSNAALPNPKTAQEVMIEALIQSALQSAEKAVELGMNSNQILLSCKVSNVQDLIAVYRDLSRRSDYPLHLGLTEAGMGSKGIVSSTAAMGILLQEGIGDTIRVSLTPDPGAPRENEVIVAQEILQTMGLRNFTPMVIACPGCGRTTSTTFQELAANIQSYLRQQMPIWKKTHPGVENMNVAVMGCIVNGPGESKHANIGISLPGTGETPAAPVFVDGVKVKTLRGENIAQEFKVIVDDYVKQHYAAKN, via the coding sequence ATGAGCTCGACAAATTCCTCATCATCCTTGCCTCAGTTGCCCTTGGGTCCCGTACCAAAGCGTGCAGTACGCCAAGCAACGGTTTCTTGGAAGACGAACATCATTACCGTTGGGGGTGATGCGCCAGTGCGCGTGCAGTCGATGACTAATACCGATACAGCGAATGCCGTGGCTACAGCCATTCAGGTAAAGGGGTTGGCGCGTGCAGGATCAGAGATGGTGCGGATTACGGTAAATACGCCTGAAGCCGCTGCAGCAGTTCCCTACATTCGTGAGCAGTTAGACAAGATGGACGTCTTAGTGCCGTTGATAGGGGATTTTCATTACAACGGCCATACATTACTGAACGACTATCCTGAGTGCGCCAAGGCGCTCTCCAAGTACCGCATTAATCCCGGTAACGTTGGTAAGGGCGCTAAGCGGGATCCGCAATTTGCGCAGATGATTGAAGCGGCTTGCAAATACGACAAGCCCATTCGGATTGGTGTGAACTGGGGCAGCTTGGATCAAGAACTCCTAGCCTCGATAATGGATAGCAATGCTGCTTTGCCCAATCCCAAGACTGCGCAAGAGGTAATGATTGAGGCATTGATTCAGTCGGCATTGCAATCGGCCGAGAAAGCCGTTGAGCTCGGCATGAACTCCAATCAAATATTGCTCTCGTGCAAAGTCAGCAATGTGCAGGATTTAATTGCGGTGTACCGTGATCTCTCGCGTCGTTCAGACTATCCGCTCCATTTGGGTTTAACCGAAGCAGGCATGGGTAGTAAAGGGATTGTGTCGTCGACTGCGGCAATGGGCATTTTGTTGCAAGAGGGTATTGGTGACACCATTCGAGTCTCCCTAACTCCAGACCCAGGTGCCCCACGTGAGAACGAAGTGATTGTTGCTCAAGAAATTTTGCAAACCATGGGTTTGCGCAATTTCACGCCAATGGTGATTGCGTGTCCTGGTTGCGGTAGAACAACCAGCACCACGTTCCAGGAGCTAGCTGCCAATATTCAATCTTATCTACGTCAACAAATGCCGATTTGGAAGAAAACCCACCCAGGCGTGGAGAATATGAATGTGGCAGTGATGGGTTGCATCGTCAATGGCCCAGGGGAGAGTAAGCATGCCAATATTGGCATTTCCTTGCCGGGGACTGGCGAGACCCCAGCAGCCCCAGTGTTTGTGGATGGGGTTAAAGTAAAGACATTGCGCGGTGAGAATATTGCTCAAGAGTTCAAAGTCATCGTGGATGACTACGTCAAACAACATTACGCAGCCAAGAATTAA
- the rlmN gene encoding 23S rRNA (adenine(2503)-C(2))-methyltransferase RlmN: MTSPRVNLLDFDADQLAAYVAGLNEKSFRAKQLMQWIHQRGVSDINDMSDLAKSFRATLLDKAEVLSLPVIKDGHAQDGTRKWLLDVGAGNAVESVYIPEDDRGTLCISSQAGCAVNCRFCSTGHQGFSRNLTSGEIIGQLWFAEHLLRNDPEAVRRIEKYPTPGWEHTGRVISNLVMMGMGEPLLNYDNVVAALRLMLDDRAYGLSRRRVTVSTSGVVPMIDRLAQDCPVALAVSLHAPNDALRDQLVPLNQKYPLRELLDACERYLPFAPRDFLTFEYCMLDGVNDSDIQAKELVRLLKNIKCKINLIPFNPFPESGLKRSPAIRVNAFASVLLDAGMVATVRKTRGDDIAAACGQLAGDVVDCTRVRERGVNKADIEVSPASQDEQPIEWLKKLN, encoded by the coding sequence TTGACCTCCCCGCGCGTAAATCTCTTAGATTTTGACGCTGACCAATTGGCGGCGTATGTCGCGGGGTTAAATGAAAAGTCCTTTCGGGCAAAGCAACTCATGCAGTGGATACATCAACGAGGTGTATCGGATATCAATGACATGAGTGATTTAGCAAAAAGCTTTCGGGCAACCCTGCTCGATAAAGCAGAAGTACTATCTCTCCCCGTCATTAAGGACGGGCATGCCCAGGACGGCACGCGCAAGTGGTTGCTCGATGTGGGGGCGGGCAACGCCGTGGAATCGGTTTATATACCTGAGGATGATCGAGGCACGTTATGCATCTCTTCCCAAGCGGGTTGTGCCGTTAATTGTCGATTTTGTTCCACCGGCCATCAAGGTTTTTCACGTAACCTGACCTCCGGTGAAATCATTGGGCAGTTATGGTTTGCAGAGCATTTGTTGCGCAATGATCCTGAAGCAGTACGGCGTATTGAAAAATATCCCACACCCGGTTGGGAGCACACGGGCCGTGTAATTTCTAATTTGGTGATGATGGGTATGGGTGAACCATTGCTCAACTATGACAATGTGGTCGCTGCATTGCGTTTGATGTTGGATGACCGAGCGTATGGCTTATCGCGCCGTCGCGTCACCGTATCTACTTCGGGTGTAGTACCGATGATCGATCGTCTCGCACAGGATTGCCCAGTAGCATTGGCGGTGTCACTACATGCACCCAACGATGCCTTGCGTGATCAATTAGTACCACTCAATCAAAAATACCCTTTGCGCGAATTGCTCGATGCTTGCGAGCGCTATTTGCCTTTTGCCCCAAGAGACTTTCTGACCTTTGAGTACTGCATGCTAGATGGGGTAAACGATTCCGATATCCAAGCAAAAGAATTGGTGCGCTTGCTCAAAAACATTAAGTGCAAAATTAATTTAATTCCGTTTAACCCATTCCCAGAGTCTGGTCTGAAGCGCTCGCCAGCCATTCGAGTCAATGCCTTTGCCAGCGTATTATTAGATGCTGGCATGGTGGCGACTGTGCGTAAGACTCGTGGCGATGATATTGCCGCGGCTTGTGGTCAATTAGCAGGCGATGTAGTCGATTGCACCCGAGTGCGTGAACGCGGAGTGAACAAAGCCGACATTGAAGTGTCTCCAGCATCTCAGGATGAACAGCCGATTGAGTGGCTTAAAAAGTTAAATTAA